A genomic window from Pyxicephalus adspersus chromosome 2, UCB_Pads_2.0, whole genome shotgun sequence includes:
- the MAML1 gene encoding mastermind-like protein 1 isoform X1, whose product MADFVVPRHSAVMERLRRRIELCRRHHGNCESRYDAAAGERLELERQHTYQLHQRCLQAKAKRASKHRQQPPAASGATDTARGNQSGAMETGDSNGEQCRSSTLIAQLHETVKRKLDSAASPQNGDGQQNGYGDIFSMSKKIRRDDGLTGGIGSSNGMPPVSPLHQLDNKPPSGDSLQLNGSHSIGLDGVKKCLPDAGLQLNANGDNDEFSLCLSKEMKQEPVDDLPCMLSAVGGSMSQNNLMPDLNLNEQEWKELIEELNKSVPDEDMKDLFSDDFEDKKDNDASSSATQTPLTQDIHIKTEFSPAAFEQESLGSPQVRSTSCGPFVGAPSVPTSSSSPVVGSSQPVFQPSSQTVTDNSNQTALQPSNPPQNVPRPLTNVLMSGQSTGTTKEMSSAHQLQQIAAKQKRDQLLQNQQQTQQVHQTNQMTNWSQSRSSQSPLAVPYSMEKSTSPSVYQQEFNNQKLMMPNMNKSSPRGASSYIQPNHVNMIGHKPPNNLNPNQPAGPNSMLDYGNTLPLSHFEVDCGPGVVAQNQNKNVMISYLQRRQQQQQQQQQQQQQQMPPMTEEQSQIFLMKQKAGIPYRPLVPHGQDQNPQTNVARVPVSVGGSVVVSQPQTVSMAGNHANAAYLNSQQQAVLKQQQQQMLLEQQKQREQKQQQLHLEQQRQYLIGQQRQHQQQQLLAEQEKQRHQQEQLQRHLTRPPPQYQDQPQNSYPQQQVGPFPGSSSVMPGVNNMNHPNSGSPRMFSQSQPLLQMGGGHTSVPTLASVSTSQERAVSQYPNIQTVQRGGMYNMGSGLPQMVSNHTAQGNMPNGQPPMQRQPSLGQSNPLPSGYGPNPMANPALAAQHNKGGMNPALAKAQMPRMPSSMPSQNPGWQHQGMQNINTQAQGNNGLGPFNSASAGFHLQQNHHKISNQQFAQGMPQVGLGAGRPMTSLNSSVPGQMMPNIASQQRTNPASQQPAPNQQVLPVMNQAVPDLTAFGQNPAQQMANRAGLHCNQNYQVRSTGQDLPFGYGGQSGNSGLQNLSGETDLLDSLLKNRTSEEWMNDLDELLGNH is encoded by the exons cAGCTCCACGAAACGGTTAAAAGGAAGCTGGACAGTGCAGCTTCACCTCAAAATGGAGATGGCCAACAAAATGGCTATGGAGACATTTTTTCTATGTCCAAAAAGATTCGCCGTGATGATGGACTAACAGGAGGAATTGGGTCATCTAATGGGATGCCTCCAGTTTCCCCCTTGCATCAACTGGACAACAAACCGCCAAGTGGAGATTCTTTGCAGTTAAATGGGAGCCATTCGATTGGACTTGATGGTGTGAAAAAGTGTCTTCCAGATGCAGGCTTACAACTGAACGCTAATGGGGATAACGATGAGTTCTCACTTTGCTTAAGCAAAGAAATGAAGCAGGAACCTGTGGATGACTTGCCTTGCATGTTATCGGCGGTGGGTGGTTCTATGTCTCAAAACAATTTGATGCCTGATCTGAACCTGAATGAGCAGGAGTGGAAAGAACTCATTGAGgaacttaataaatcagttccagaTGAAGACATGAAGGATCTATTCAGTGATGACTTTGAGGATAAAAAGGACAATGATGCTTCAAGCTCTGCAACACAGACACCTTTGACCCAAGATATTCATATAAAGACAGAATTTTCTCCTGCTGCATTTGAGCAGGAATCTCTTGGGTCTCCACAGGTAAGGTCTACATCATGTGGACCTTTTGTTGGAGCTCCATCAGTGCCTACTAGCAGCTCCTCTCCAGTAGTAGGTAGCTCCCAGCCTGTGTTCCAGCCATCCTCCCAGACTGTGACAGACAATTCCAACCAGACAGCATTGCAGCCTTCAAATCCACCTCAAAATGTGCCCAGACCATTAACCAATGTATTAATGTCTGGACAGAGTACTGGAACTACCAAAGAGATGTCTTCAGCTCACCAACTTCAACAGATTGCAGCAAAGCAAAAACGGGACCAGTTGCTGCAAAACCAACAGCAGACTCAGCAAGTCCACCAGACAAATCAGATGACAAACTGGTCACAGTCTCGAAGTTCACAAAGTCCCCTGGCGGTTCCTTATAGCATGGAGAAATCTACCAGCCCTTCTGTTTACCAGCAAGAGTTTAATAACCAGAAACTGATGATGCCTAATATGAACAAGAGTTCCCCTCGTGGTGCAAGCAGCTATATTCAGCCTAATCATGTTAACATGATTGGTCATAAACCTCCAAACAATTTAAACCCAAACCAACCTGCAGGTCCCAATTCTATGCTGGACTATGGCAACACATTACCTCTGTCACACTTTGAGGTGGATTGTGGCCCTGGGGTGGTAGCTCAGAATCAGAACAAGAATGTAATGATTTCCTATCTTCAAcgaaggcagcagcaacaacaacagcagcagcagcaacagcagcagcagatgCCTCCGATGACGGAAGAGCAGAGTCAGATATTCTTGATGAAACAAAAGGCTGGAATTCCTTACAGGCCTCTGGTCCCACATGGACAG GATCAGAACCCTCAGACGAATGTGGCCCGTGTTCCTGTGTCTGTGGGAGGATCAGTGGTTGTATCGCAACCCCAAACAGTGTCTATGGCTGGTAATCATGCAAATGCAGCTTATCTGAACAGCCAGCAGCAAGCTGTTTtaaagcagcagcaacagcaaatgCTTCTCGAACAGCAGAAACAGAGAGAGCAAAAGCAGCAGCAGTTACATCTGGAACAACAGAGACAATATCTGATTGGACAGCAGCGTCAACACCAACAACAGCAGCTCCTGGCAGAACag GAAAAGCAGCGACACCAACAAGAGCAGCTCCAGCGGCACCTCACCAGGCCTCCTCCTCAGTACCAGGACCAGCCACAGAATTCTTATCCACAGCAGCAAGTTGGCCCATTTCCAG GATCGTCTTCAGTCATGCCAGGCGTAAACAATATGAACCATCCAAATTCTGGAAGTCCACGTATGTTTTCACAGTCTCAGCCTTTGCTTCAGATGGGAGGTGGACACACATCTGTTCCAACTCTGGCCTCTGTTTCAACATCTCAGGAGCGTGCGGTCTCCCAGTACCCCAACATTCAGACAGTGCAGCGTGGAGGAATGTACAACATGGGATCAGGTCTCCCACAGATGGTCTCAAATCATACAGCACAGGGCAACATGCCCAATGGTCAGCCTCCTATGCAGAGGCAGCCTAGTTTAGGTCAATCAAATCCTCTCCCCTCTGGTTATGGACCAAATCCAATGGCAAATCCAGCTTTGGCAGCACAACACAATAAAGGAGGGATGAACCCTGCATTGGCCAAGGCCCAGATGCCAAGAATGCCTTCTTCCATGCCATCACAAAACCCAGGATGGCAGCATCAAGGCATGCAAAACATAAACACTCAGGCCCAAGGAAATAATGGCTTGGGTCCCTTCAATTCTGCCAGTGCCGGCTTTCATCTCCAGCAAAATCATCACAAAATATCTAACCAACAGTTTGCCCAAGGCATGCCACAAGTCGGTCTAGGAGCTGGTCGACCTATGACCTCATTAAACAGTTCCGTCCCTGGCCAAATGATGCCTAACATAGCTTCACAACAAAGGACAAATCCTGCCAGTCAACAGCCAGCGCCCAATCAGCAGGTTTTACCAGTAATGAACCAGGCGGTGCCAGATCTGACGGCATTTGGCCAAAACCCAGCTCAGCAAATGGCTAACAGGGCTGGACTTCACTGTAATCAAAATTACCAGGTGAGGTCCACTGGTCAGGACTTGCCGTTTGGGTACGGGGGACAGTCTGGCAACAGCGGCTTACAAAATTTGTCAGGGGAAACTGACCTGCTGGACTCGTTACTCAAAAATAGGACTTCGGAAGAGTGGATGAATGACTTGGACGAGCTATTGGGAAACCATTGA
- the MAML1 gene encoding mastermind-like protein 1 isoform X2, which produces MADFVVPRHSAVMERLRRRIELCRRHHGNCESRYDAAAGERLELERQHTYQLHQRCLQAKAKRASKHRQQPPAASGATDTARGNQSGAMETGDSNGEQCRSSTLIALHETVKRKLDSAASPQNGDGQQNGYGDIFSMSKKIRRDDGLTGGIGSSNGMPPVSPLHQLDNKPPSGDSLQLNGSHSIGLDGVKKCLPDAGLQLNANGDNDEFSLCLSKEMKQEPVDDLPCMLSAVGGSMSQNNLMPDLNLNEQEWKELIEELNKSVPDEDMKDLFSDDFEDKKDNDASSSATQTPLTQDIHIKTEFSPAAFEQESLGSPQVRSTSCGPFVGAPSVPTSSSSPVVGSSQPVFQPSSQTVTDNSNQTALQPSNPPQNVPRPLTNVLMSGQSTGTTKEMSSAHQLQQIAAKQKRDQLLQNQQQTQQVHQTNQMTNWSQSRSSQSPLAVPYSMEKSTSPSVYQQEFNNQKLMMPNMNKSSPRGASSYIQPNHVNMIGHKPPNNLNPNQPAGPNSMLDYGNTLPLSHFEVDCGPGVVAQNQNKNVMISYLQRRQQQQQQQQQQQQQQMPPMTEEQSQIFLMKQKAGIPYRPLVPHGQDQNPQTNVARVPVSVGGSVVVSQPQTVSMAGNHANAAYLNSQQQAVLKQQQQQMLLEQQKQREQKQQQLHLEQQRQYLIGQQRQHQQQQLLAEQEKQRHQQEQLQRHLTRPPPQYQDQPQNSYPQQQVGPFPGSSSVMPGVNNMNHPNSGSPRMFSQSQPLLQMGGGHTSVPTLASVSTSQERAVSQYPNIQTVQRGGMYNMGSGLPQMVSNHTAQGNMPNGQPPMQRQPSLGQSNPLPSGYGPNPMANPALAAQHNKGGMNPALAKAQMPRMPSSMPSQNPGWQHQGMQNINTQAQGNNGLGPFNSASAGFHLQQNHHKISNQQFAQGMPQVGLGAGRPMTSLNSSVPGQMMPNIASQQRTNPASQQPAPNQQVLPVMNQAVPDLTAFGQNPAQQMANRAGLHCNQNYQVRSTGQDLPFGYGGQSGNSGLQNLSGETDLLDSLLKNRTSEEWMNDLDELLGNH; this is translated from the exons CTCCACGAAACGGTTAAAAGGAAGCTGGACAGTGCAGCTTCACCTCAAAATGGAGATGGCCAACAAAATGGCTATGGAGACATTTTTTCTATGTCCAAAAAGATTCGCCGTGATGATGGACTAACAGGAGGAATTGGGTCATCTAATGGGATGCCTCCAGTTTCCCCCTTGCATCAACTGGACAACAAACCGCCAAGTGGAGATTCTTTGCAGTTAAATGGGAGCCATTCGATTGGACTTGATGGTGTGAAAAAGTGTCTTCCAGATGCAGGCTTACAACTGAACGCTAATGGGGATAACGATGAGTTCTCACTTTGCTTAAGCAAAGAAATGAAGCAGGAACCTGTGGATGACTTGCCTTGCATGTTATCGGCGGTGGGTGGTTCTATGTCTCAAAACAATTTGATGCCTGATCTGAACCTGAATGAGCAGGAGTGGAAAGAACTCATTGAGgaacttaataaatcagttccagaTGAAGACATGAAGGATCTATTCAGTGATGACTTTGAGGATAAAAAGGACAATGATGCTTCAAGCTCTGCAACACAGACACCTTTGACCCAAGATATTCATATAAAGACAGAATTTTCTCCTGCTGCATTTGAGCAGGAATCTCTTGGGTCTCCACAGGTAAGGTCTACATCATGTGGACCTTTTGTTGGAGCTCCATCAGTGCCTACTAGCAGCTCCTCTCCAGTAGTAGGTAGCTCCCAGCCTGTGTTCCAGCCATCCTCCCAGACTGTGACAGACAATTCCAACCAGACAGCATTGCAGCCTTCAAATCCACCTCAAAATGTGCCCAGACCATTAACCAATGTATTAATGTCTGGACAGAGTACTGGAACTACCAAAGAGATGTCTTCAGCTCACCAACTTCAACAGATTGCAGCAAAGCAAAAACGGGACCAGTTGCTGCAAAACCAACAGCAGACTCAGCAAGTCCACCAGACAAATCAGATGACAAACTGGTCACAGTCTCGAAGTTCACAAAGTCCCCTGGCGGTTCCTTATAGCATGGAGAAATCTACCAGCCCTTCTGTTTACCAGCAAGAGTTTAATAACCAGAAACTGATGATGCCTAATATGAACAAGAGTTCCCCTCGTGGTGCAAGCAGCTATATTCAGCCTAATCATGTTAACATGATTGGTCATAAACCTCCAAACAATTTAAACCCAAACCAACCTGCAGGTCCCAATTCTATGCTGGACTATGGCAACACATTACCTCTGTCACACTTTGAGGTGGATTGTGGCCCTGGGGTGGTAGCTCAGAATCAGAACAAGAATGTAATGATTTCCTATCTTCAAcgaaggcagcagcaacaacaacagcagcagcagcaacagcagcagcagatgCCTCCGATGACGGAAGAGCAGAGTCAGATATTCTTGATGAAACAAAAGGCTGGAATTCCTTACAGGCCTCTGGTCCCACATGGACAG GATCAGAACCCTCAGACGAATGTGGCCCGTGTTCCTGTGTCTGTGGGAGGATCAGTGGTTGTATCGCAACCCCAAACAGTGTCTATGGCTGGTAATCATGCAAATGCAGCTTATCTGAACAGCCAGCAGCAAGCTGTTTtaaagcagcagcaacagcaaatgCTTCTCGAACAGCAGAAACAGAGAGAGCAAAAGCAGCAGCAGTTACATCTGGAACAACAGAGACAATATCTGATTGGACAGCAGCGTCAACACCAACAACAGCAGCTCCTGGCAGAACag GAAAAGCAGCGACACCAACAAGAGCAGCTCCAGCGGCACCTCACCAGGCCTCCTCCTCAGTACCAGGACCAGCCACAGAATTCTTATCCACAGCAGCAAGTTGGCCCATTTCCAG GATCGTCTTCAGTCATGCCAGGCGTAAACAATATGAACCATCCAAATTCTGGAAGTCCACGTATGTTTTCACAGTCTCAGCCTTTGCTTCAGATGGGAGGTGGACACACATCTGTTCCAACTCTGGCCTCTGTTTCAACATCTCAGGAGCGTGCGGTCTCCCAGTACCCCAACATTCAGACAGTGCAGCGTGGAGGAATGTACAACATGGGATCAGGTCTCCCACAGATGGTCTCAAATCATACAGCACAGGGCAACATGCCCAATGGTCAGCCTCCTATGCAGAGGCAGCCTAGTTTAGGTCAATCAAATCCTCTCCCCTCTGGTTATGGACCAAATCCAATGGCAAATCCAGCTTTGGCAGCACAACACAATAAAGGAGGGATGAACCCTGCATTGGCCAAGGCCCAGATGCCAAGAATGCCTTCTTCCATGCCATCACAAAACCCAGGATGGCAGCATCAAGGCATGCAAAACATAAACACTCAGGCCCAAGGAAATAATGGCTTGGGTCCCTTCAATTCTGCCAGTGCCGGCTTTCATCTCCAGCAAAATCATCACAAAATATCTAACCAACAGTTTGCCCAAGGCATGCCACAAGTCGGTCTAGGAGCTGGTCGACCTATGACCTCATTAAACAGTTCCGTCCCTGGCCAAATGATGCCTAACATAGCTTCACAACAAAGGACAAATCCTGCCAGTCAACAGCCAGCGCCCAATCAGCAGGTTTTACCAGTAATGAACCAGGCGGTGCCAGATCTGACGGCATTTGGCCAAAACCCAGCTCAGCAAATGGCTAACAGGGCTGGACTTCACTGTAATCAAAATTACCAGGTGAGGTCCACTGGTCAGGACTTGCCGTTTGGGTACGGGGGACAGTCTGGCAACAGCGGCTTACAAAATTTGTCAGGGGAAACTGACCTGCTGGACTCGTTACTCAAAAATAGGACTTCGGAAGAGTGGATGAATGACTTGGACGAGCTATTGGGAAACCATTGA